TGTattctaaaatattaataacaaaaataagcAAAACACGAGAATGCAATTCTATGTAGCCAAAATTTGAAGCAACAAAACAATTCTTCAACCAACATTTTATATGATTGTTGTCTTCAAATGTGTCCAACGCGTCACGTCAACACAGTGAAATAGGTATACTTCGTCTTTGcaagtttttcagaaaattctcTATTTGTTCTCTTGTATCTCGCTTCACTCTGTTGcaacaattatttttcaatatatatagaaTTATGTTAATCTTGATAGGATTTTTTGAATAGATTCctattgtaggaccgagcgcttgcttATTTACCAAGAATAATAGTTTATGGTAacagtgcaactcaaatattttaaaccgcacatcAGCTCAATCACCATGATTCGATTGTTCTTCCAACAAAGACAATTATTCTACCCAACAACGTCTCTCCTAATAGTTACActctttgcaatcaatgagaatcgaacccgtgacctttgCTCTCATTCCAATTGTAGGATCGAGCGTTTGCCTCTTTACGAAGAGCTATAGCTAGTGATAATAGTGtgactcaaatcttttaaactgcacaACAGCTTAACTACCAGGGTTCAATCGTTATTCCAACAAAGACAATTATCATACTCAACACCTACAAGATACAAAAAATAGTCTTTCATATGAaacaaattcttttaaatattatagATCAAATATAGAGTTTAAGAAACTCAACATTCTCAAAAGATAAAACTTTTATGCaaaatcttataaaaaaaaataatttaggaGATAAATTGTGTCTTGATTTCCTTTGacatcatatataaaaatattgtattttagatctcgttttttaaaaatcaaatataaaatactcTACCAGAGAGGTAAATGTGTCATGGTTTTTATAACATATAGGTTAaatgtgtttgatttttttaaaaataagaatattttagcatattaatattttattactatgttttatgatttttaaacttttcacAAATGAATTGGTATAATTAACCCGTGGATGAACTAATTTtgtatataattaaaaaaaagaataaattatATGGAATCTATGTATTTGTTCTATATATATAACTGTACAGTACTCGGATGCATGTGGCTGAACTAATTTTGTACATAAAACATGGGCTTTGAAACATATGATATTCAAATTTCCTCTCAtttattattatcttttttattattatacattGAGAGTTTGTTTGGACTATTTTGACTCGGCgggattttaaaaatcatttcaattataaatttcacatttattcaataaatacCAAATCAAATGATAACTGATTTGCACGAAAACCTCGGCGAGAGAATCTCAGGGATtcaattttgtaaaacaaaaactgaattacaaaaaatattattttttatgttcaatttattttttgttcaataCAAAAGTATCCATTTTTATTAATtgcgttaaaaaaatattgtataataaatgttgatttgagtgaaaactgaaaagtattatttttttagtcaaaatatcaattttttttactaataatCGAGAATAGATCCGTAAAATTGTTGCACAAAAACTTACCCATCgagttgaatttaaaaaaaaaagaattttaaaaaaaaggggaAATAGTCAAATAGCTTATAATATTAATGATCATAGTATGCTGTTTCGTTCAAGCTTCCCTCTTGGGGTCCCCAAATATGCACGTGAATAAtttcgtatatatatatatattttttaaaaaaaatcgtataACATTTGTATATatgttatttgatattttaaacttgaaaacaGAGGGTTTAAAATTATCTTCAACCATTAATCAATACGAGGTTAATTCAACTACAAATGATATTGAATTTCATAGTGTCATTTTAGGTGAAATCTGGAATTTATTCGCTCtgaatacattttttttaatctaaatttGTGTAGAATTATGTGAGTTGTCGATTAAAAACAAATCTATTAATTCCATAATCAGATTGAACAATAAATTAGATAATTTTATCATAAtaagtcaaaaattttaaaatgttaacaTGTAATCATGTCGCAACTCCAActaatttaaatgaaaaattacaccaaaatgattttttttaaaaattacaacAGTACTAGTTTATGTTCTTGGATGATCTTAATTTTGAGCTACAAATTTTGTTTGTTCATGAAACTTTCTGTCTTCTGCTGATGATATCATTTTGTATCTTTTTTCGCATACcggattttcaaaatttcaagttcAGGGTTTGATTCTTGAACAAAGTCAACCTTTTCCAAATAATCTCTTGAATATTTCATCTGTAAGTTGTATAAACTTCTATTTACACTGTATGATGAAATCCATGTTACACTTTTCCATCCTTCCACAGCAGGAATGAAACAATTTACATCAAACTGGAATGAGCGATTATGTATTCGAAATGTACGGCATGATAAAAACTCGGAAATGTTGAGCACAAAACCATATTAACTAAGCTTTCTCGTCGGAACTCTGACCGGCACGTCTCTCCGACTCTCTTTTCTTTGTCCTCAGAATTTCCTTAATATGAGCCTCTTTCCTATCAATAAAACCAATCAATTATGAATCATCATCAATGGCGGAGCTAGCTAGATTTTTTATTCCATCCGAGTTAGAATTTTCTAAGCCCTCTCGTATTATACCCAACAAAAAAAGATCATCGTGTTGAGctagttaaataaatattggCATATGAAATGAATTTAtacattatatttgaaattttgtaaGCCATGAATTAGTTTTCGAATATAGATTTACGATTTTTTCAAGTTTAGCTCATCCAAATACAAAATTCTGGTTGTGTCAATGATTCAAACTCATTCAAAAGCGATGAAAATTACatataattaaacataaaagACCCGTTGATTGTTAAAATGATGGATTTTTATCTTGGTATTTATACTCCCATtttgtaattaaaattttatgggCTACAATAAACCTTTTAAATAATCACAAAAAtttcgtgagacgatctcacgattCAATTTCGTGATACAGATCTTCTACTTGGGTCATTcatgtaaaaatattaatttttataacaaaagtattatttattattgtaaatatgatcatggttgactcgtctcacatataatGATTTGTTATATCGTATCACTAGAGACCTACTATTAAATAATtcatcaatttatttttatttattaaacacaaaaacttatgtgagacgatctcacgagtcaattttatgagaaatatattttatttaagtcatccataaaaaaatatattatttttatgtcaaaattattttttttataaaaatataaaaaaattgacataTATGACGAATAAATATCAACAATACTGTGTCACAAAGTATCTACAATTTATCAAATGCTTAATTTATGGTTTATAAGGTCTTAATTTAATATCTGGATAAGGATAAGGATGTTCGCACGATCCTATAAGggcaaatttgaaaaaaaatacatctGTATAACTTTCATTTAAGATTCAgtacttaaaagatttttttttcaaatcaatACCTGACAATACTACAAACTTAATTTTAGCTCCCTACAGagataaatttacatttttgcccttttattatttaaattaatatataattttatccaTCAAATTAATTGTGTTTTCCATCTACCAAAATATTAGTACCTATTATGAGgtttcaaatacttgattttgttatttgaatactccaaatgtgtaaaaaaacaaatattatattttcgaacaatcaccataaattcagtcgTTGTTGGTTTTTCATTAAAAGTGCATTATggtgacttattcatgtcattttattttttaaaaaatatagttcatcactcatcatgaaataagattaagtacttattttgacataaaagtaTCTGTTTTGAAGTTCCAGATACTTGATTTGGCTCTTTaaatacttcaaatgtgtaagaaaatactggatcttgaacgatcaccataaattcagtcattgtttgTCTTTTCATGAAATATAAATGGATGACagattcatctcatttaatatttttttgtaaaaaaatcaaattcctaATTGAGCatgtaaattttaaagtacttagtctTACTTGAGAAATGTCTATTTTGAGttttcaaatacttgatttcgtaaataagatactcacaatatatattaaaatatttgatattcgAATAGACAATGTAAATTCACCAAGTATTGGTATTTCAATAGAAAATACATTtagatgacatattcatctcatttaatatttttttgtaaaaaaaaacaaattctcaaataaacatgaaaaattttaaagtacttagttttacttgagaagtacctaatttgagttgtcaaatacttgatttcctaaatgagatactcacaatatgtattaaaatactggatattcgaataggcaacgtAAATTCTCCCAGTATTGGTATTATCATGGAATATGCATGCATTTggatgagaagtacctaatttgagtttgcaaatactcgaTTTGGTAcaagagatactcataatatgtaatagagtaattgatattcaaatatgcaacgtaagttcaccattcgtttggatgacatatttatctcatttaatatattttttgtaaagaaaaaaaaacaaattctcaaataagcatgaaaattttaaagtacttagttttacttgagaagtacataatttcatatttcaaatacttgatttggtacatgacatactcataatatgtaatagaatactgaatattcgaatatgcaacgtaagttcaccaaatgtTGGTCTTTCTGTGGAAGATGTATTTGGataacatattcatctcatttaattattttttgtaaaaaaaaaaaaacaatttccaAAATaagcatgaatatttaaaagtacataattttacttgagaagtacctaatttcatattgcaaatacttgattttgtacacgagatactcataatatgtaatagactaCTGGATATttgaatatgcaacgtaagttcaccaagtattgGTCTTTCGATGGAAGATGCATTTAGATtacatattcatcttatttaatatttttttgataaaaaatattctcaaataagcattaaaattttaaagtacttagttttacttgagaagtacctaatttgagtttgcaaatacttgatttcgtaaatgagatactcacaatatgcataaaaatactggatattcgaataggcaatCTTTCCATGAAAAATTCATTAGGATatttattcatgtcatttaaataaataaacataattcATTATTCATCATGGACTAATTGGGATATGCATTATGAACATAGTTCGTAAATGAGCTTGACGTTTGTACTTTAAGCATACTATCGATTctaagattaattatttataaaatactcatcaatattaatttacaatattttttgatattcattgaatgaattatttgacaattatacttatttgacataatacttattggtaattattcattatacttattagtatttttttctttatacttatgagtattaatttataatatcattaatattcattcaCAATACTTGTTGGGATTCATTAAATGACAAGGCAATACTTCATTTGATATCATCTTCATTAGTAttcattcataatatttattggtaatcattcattatatgtatcaatattctttcattatacttattatcaaatttgagtttgtaaatggtaaaatcaattatcagtGGAATCTAATTTTGTAATACTTGtaacaatttaggtatcacatttttatttcacggatctcatcatcaaaggccactcaatattgacttcaaattagatattttgacatcatcaaataatcgaatttgagtatttaaatagTAAAGTCAAATATTTGTGGACTCGTATTaggtattatttgtattaatttaggtatcatattTACTTCACGAATGTCATCATCAAAgaccactcaatattaactttaAACTATATAATTTGATATCCTCGAATAGTTGGATATAAGTATTTAGggagtaaaatcaaatatttgcgaACTCGCATTAGATActctttgtaccaatttagCTATCATATTTTAACTTCATCACTTTAGATACTCTTCGTAGCAATACATCTTCTATAGAAAAGATTAACACTTGATGATCTTTCGTtgtatattcgaatatccagtattttaatacatattgtgagtatcttatTCAAGacatcaagtatttgcaaactcaaattagaaacttctcaaataaaactaagtattttaaagtttcaatgcttagttgagaatttatttttgtttttacaaaaaaaatattaaatgagatgaatatgtcatccaaatgcatcttccaaGGAAAGATAAACACTTGGTGAGCTTacgttgcctattcgaatatccagtattttaatacatattgtgagtatctcatttacaaaatcaagtatttgtgaaCTCAAATTAGGTAATTCTCAATTAAAAATAAGTACTTGAAAATTCTCATGCTtagttgataatttattttttttaaaaaaataaatatattaaatgagatgaatatgtcatccaaacgtatcttccataaaaataccaacacttggtgaacttacgttgcttattcgaatatccagtattttaatacatattgtgagtatctcatttacgaaataaagtatttgcaaactcaaattaaagtACTTCTCATTTAAGGAGTAAAATTAAGTATTGATAGGCTCGAATTAGatactttttatactaatttaggtatcaaattttaatttcaaaaatgacacatcaaaagtcattcaatattacttgaaattatattcttttatatcccaaaataatcaaatttgagtattaaaaaggtaaaatcaagtatatgtgaAATCAAATTAGGTATTATTTGTATCAATTTAGGCAGCAtgttttttattcacaaatatCATCATCAAATAACATTCAATATCAtcttcaaactatatatttttaaatactcaatcgaatttaagtatttaaacggtaaaatcaagtatttgtggactcgaattatgtattatttgtattaatttaagtatcacatttttacttcacaaaTATCATCATCGGTGtaatttaatattaacttcaaattatattttggcatcctcaaataattggatatgagtatttatgGGGTAAAGTCATGTATTTATAGACTCTAATTAGATACTATTTGTacaatttaagtatcacattttaacttcacaaatgacaccatcaaaagtcacttaatattacttgaaacttaagtattttcttacacatttgaagtattcaaatagccaaatcaaatatttggaaccccaaaataattatgttatcgatcaaaataagtattttttctaattcaacaatgagtgagaagctatgttttttcaaaaactagatgacatgaataagtcatctaaatgtattttcaatgaaaagatcaacaattattgaatttatcgtgatagctcgaagatccagtattttcttatatatttggatAATTTAAAGAGTCAAATCAAGCATTTGAAActccaaaataggtattttgtaggtcaaaataaatacttaattttatttcaagatGAGTGATgacctatgttttttttaaaaatataatgacATGAGTAAGTCATCCTAatgcatttttcatgaaaagactaataatgactgaatttatggtgaatgctcgaaaatatagtattttcctatatatttggagtattcaaatagcgaaatcaagtatctgaaaccccataatagatactttatatgtcaaaataagtatttatttttattacatgataattgagaaacaaaatttttttaaaattatattttaaatggagaaGACACATGTAATTATTGTGgctcaaataatatatttatttaaataataaagggtAAAAATGTAAAGTTTGGTTTGTGAGGTGTTAAAACTAAAAGTATAGATTTGTCAGGtattgatttctaaaaaattatgaCTAAGCACTGAATCTTAATTGAAACATTgacaaatgtatttttttagaaatttaccgatcctataaataattaaatagtcaacaattttaaaaaatgtcaattaaatgaaaatatatttttctacaaatCCCATCTATATCACCATTACCTTGGAAGGCGCGCCAAAATTATGTACTTCCCTTGCTTTCATAAGCCAATCAAATCCCTCCACGTGGTTCTCTTTCATGGAATTACGTCACCTTTCTTCCCGTGCAAATCTTCCTGAGAACTTTCAGCGAACCTACTCATTTATCTGCAAAAAACCAATAAATTTCCCGAAGAATTTTGCACGTCGATTCTATCGATCGAAGGAATGGAATCCCAAGACGAAAACACCTCAATCTCAATGCCGCAAGATGGGTTTCAGGATCAATCAATCGTCACTCGACGCATCAAAAGATTGTTTTTTCACATACAACCCACGCCGGAATCGGCGTCCTCCGGTGACCTGGAGGTGCTGGAGTGCGCTGGCCGTGAGAAGATTGTAGTGAACAGGGATCGGTTGTCTGAGTACATGAGGGGGAAGCATAGGGACATACAACAAAGGGTTTATGATTACTTCAATTCGAGGCCTGAGCTGCAGACGCCGCTTGAGATATCGAAGGACGAACATCGGGAGCTTTGTATGAGGCAGCTGATGGGGTTGGTCAGAGAGGCTGGAATCAGGCCATTCGTGTATGCTTTGGAAGACCCGGGGAAGTATTTTGCTGTTGTTGAGGCTGTGGGAGGCGTGGACATGTCGTTGGGGATCAAGATGGGGGTGCAATACAGGTTATTGTTGCTACTTCAGACctcttttatatataaaattgaatatttgtTCATGGGAAATTGTGGTGTGTCGTTTATTAACGGGTATTGTTTAgctaaagtttaaaatttgaggtTCTTTTCTAAGTGATTTGTGTGAGTAAGAAGAATGAATGGCTTGATGGATGTGTGATTTGTAGAACATGATCAGTGATTGGTGTTTTATATGCTTGGTTTCTGGAGGAAGATATTATGCTAGCGACCAACCAAAAGTTTAATCTGTGTCGGAGAAAAGTCTCTCAAGTTTATCATAATGCTTGTTTAATGTTCTGCGAAATCGATCGATGGTGGTGGCATTGCCAATAGATGTGAATGAATCTGGTCGCCTTTTGGGATTTGGTGCGTACCCTTACCCTTGTTGGCAAATTGATACCCCGTGGTGATCTCCTAGTAATGAGTATCGTTCACTTATTCTGCACCAATTGGATAAGGATACCTGATGACCTTGAGATTTGCTCAATCTCAGAAATAGGAAGAAAAGTAGAGCATAGAACAGAGTAGAAGGAAAGGTAGAAGAGAAATAGAAGGATCCtgaaatttgttatgattttatatcattttatcCTTTACACTGTAGAATTTATAAACATTAGGAATATCATTTTGCTATTGATGTATATGAGGTTTTTTTTCCCTTGATCGTATTACGATTGTGggatattataaaaataacacTATCTGGTTTGCTTTCTAGTGTTTCTACTATTTAACTCTCCACATAAATGATCCTAATCATGACCTTGAATTTATATGGATTCCTCAGCCTTTGGGGAGGCTCTGTACTTAACTTGGGGACCAAAAAGCATCGagacaagttctttgaaggAATTGACAACGTGGAGTATCCTGGGTGTTTTGCAATGACGGAGCTTCATCATGGTAGTTTCTCCTGCTTGGACTTGAGACCTAAGGCCATTTATCAACAATTCTCTATGGGTCAATATTTGTTAAGATTTCTTGAATGTCATTGGTACCATCTGTTCTCCATATTCTCAACCTATGCACTTAATCATGGTCGTTGTACATTCATATTTTCTTTTAGCCCTCGCCTTTTAGTGATCACCAGCATGGCGTGTATATGATCATTCAAGAAATATAGATATGCAAAAGATTAAGAAAATGCtatatgattttataatttGAACTGTGAAGATTTTGTTTTACGCTTTTCTTATTGCTTCTTTGAATGTTCCCTTTTAAGGCTCAAATGTTCAAGGCCTCCAAACAGTAGCAACTTTTGATCCACTCACAGACGAGTTCGTCATCGACACGCCCAATGATGGGGCCATTAAATGGTGGATTGGTAACGCTGCTGTCCATGGAAAGTTTGCAACAGTTTTTGCAAAGTTAATCTTGCCTACTCATGACGCAGAAGGCACTTCTGATATGGGTGTTCATGCATTTATTGTTCCGATTAGAGATATGAGGACCCATAAGACACTTCCTGGAGTTGAAATACATGATTGTGGTCATAAAGTCGGACTAAATGGAGTAGATAATGGCGCATTGAGATTTAGATCGGTAAGAATTCCTCGAGATAATCTTCTAAATCGATTTGGAGATGTCTCCAGAGATGGAAAATACACTAGCAGCTTGCCTTCTATCAGCAAAAGATTTGCTGCTACACTAGGTGAGCTTGTAGGAGGGAGAGTTGGTCTTGCATATTCTTCAGTTGGTGTCCTGAAGATTTCGGTCATAATAGCAGTCAGATTTTCTCTACTACGACAGCAATTTGGCCCTCCAAAGCAACCTGAAATCAGCATACTTGATTACCAATCTCAGCAGCATAAGCTGATGCCAATGTTGGCTTCAGCTTATGCTTACCATTTTGCCACATTGCACCTGATAGATAAATATTCCGAGATGAAGAAAACTCACGACGAGCAGTTGATAGGGGATGTCCATACACTTTCAGCAGGGCTGAAGGCCTATGTTACTTCATATACTGCAAAGTCATTGAGCATTTGTAGAGAAGCCTGTGGAGGTCATGGATATGCTGCTGTCAACAGATTTGGCAGCTTGAGGAATGACCATGACATCTTTCAGACATTTGAAGGAGACAATACCGTGCTTTTGCAACAGGTTTTCGTAAATTAGTCAGTAAtagattttttattcttttaacaAAATGTACATATGTTTGATGAATGAATTATGATAACAATAGCAAGTGGgctcataattttgcggaattatgtGACATTGGAGATACAACAGTAGCAGATGTGTTGTCTTGAGCTCTCGAGGCAGGAGTAACACCAGAATTTTTCACTGTTCTCTCTAAGAATAGAAATGAGTGGGATGTGGACTGCTTTATAGATTCTTGATGAACCTAGTCTGCCCTGATATCTTAATCTTAGAATGAGTTAGCTTCATTGGTTCTGTCATACAAGGGTAAAAGGGGCATTCTTTCTAACTAGTCTTGGATtataaacaacaaaatttcaTTGAAGTTACCTGAACCGACACCAGACTTTTTTGCGTTCGAGAATATTGATGCAAGAATAATAGAGAactcttttcttttcaatttttctttgtgATCCAGGTAGCAGGTTATCTTTTGAAACAGTACCAAGAGAAATTCCAAGGCGGAACGCTAACAGTCACATGGAACTACTTGAGAGTCTCCATGAACTCCTATCTCTCTCAGCCCAATCCCGTGACTGCTAGATGGGAAGGCAAAGATCACCTAAGGGATCCTAAGTTTCAGCTGGACGCCTTTAGGGTAATTATTATCAGGATGATTATataaatgagaaaacaattaaatatcttgccattcaatttattttttcctgGTCCAGTACCGTACTTCCCGGTTACTTCAAAGTGTTGCTGTTCGACTTCGGAAACATTCAAAAACTCTTGGGAACTTTGGGGCTTGGAATAGATGTTTGAACCACCTTTTGACGCTTGCCGAGTCTCACATAGAATCCGTAATCCTAGAAAAATTTATTGACGCTGTACAAAGGTATATCCTAACCCTACACCTTTTTCTCCTAGTGGGAAAAAAATTTGGATGTATAAATCATAAGTTCATAACATATTCTTATCCTCCAGTTGTCCTGATCCAAGTTCCCGGGCGGCTCTGAAATTAGCCTGCGATTTATATGCTTTGGATCGGATCTGGAATGACATTGGAACTTACCGCAACGTAGATTATGTTGCTCCTAACAAAGCTAAGgtatatatgtttatattcTTGTGAAAAATCGAACTCTAGATTCTTCATGGGTAGATTTCCAAGATTtaaggttgtgttttgatggaAGGATTTGGATTTCTTGTAGGTATTCAAATAAAAGGATTTGAGATTCATAGATTTAAAATCACTAGGTTTGGAGACTTTATTTGAAATTGTAGGGGAAAAAACATAATTGAGCAGCATTAAGGATCTCAAATCATTCGTTTTAGTTTTGAGCCAAATTAACACAATTGATTTGAGATGTAGATTTGTAATTAAATCCACTCAAATCCATCCATCCAAATGCAACCTAAATGACTCTATTACGTGATGTGTAACAGCAGTATAGATGTTGGTCACAGCCAATATAATCTTATGGTTTTGTTTGCTGAAAGTTggtattttgagttttgaatatAGGATTATCATTTGTTGGCATTTCTATATTTCCAGGCAATACACAAGTTGAGCGAATACCTAAGCTTTCAAGTAAAGAATGTTGCAAAGGAACTTGTGGATGCATTTGATATTCCAGATTATGTGACGCGGGCGCCGATTGGAATGCA
This window of the Primulina huaijiensis isolate GDHJ02 chromosome 3, ASM1229523v2, whole genome shotgun sequence genome carries:
- the LOC140974132 gene encoding acyl-coenzyme A oxidase 2, peroxisomal — encoded protein: MESQDENTSISMPQDGFQDQSIVTRRIKRLFFHIQPTPESASSGDLEVLECAGREKIVVNRDRLSEYMRGKHRDIQQRVYDYFNSRPELQTPLEISKDEHRELCMRQLMGLVREAGIRPFVYALEDPGKYFAVVEAVGGVDMSLGIKMGVQYSLWGGSVLNLGTKKHRDKFFEGIDNVEYPGCFAMTELHHGSNVQGLQTVATFDPLTDEFVIDTPNDGAIKWWIGNAAVHGKFATVFAKLILPTHDAEGTSDMGVHAFIVPIRDMRTHKTLPGVEIHDCGHKVGLNGVDNGALRFRSVRIPRDNLLNRFGDVSRDGKYTSSLPSISKRFAATLGELVGGRVGLAYSSVGVLKISVIIAVRFSLLRQQFGPPKQPEISILDYQSQQHKLMPMLASAYAYHFATLHLIDKYSEMKKTHDEQLIGDVHTLSAGLKAYVTSYTAKSLSICREACGGHGYAAVNRFGSLRNDHDIFQTFEGDNTVLLQQVAGYLLKQYQEKFQGGTLTVTWNYLRVSMNSYLSQPNPVTARWEGKDHLRDPKFQLDAFRYRTSRLLQSVAVRLRKHSKTLGNFGAWNRCLNHLLTLAESHIESVILEKFIDAVQSCPDPSSRAALKLACDLYALDRIWNDIGTYRNVDYVAPNKAKAIHKLSEYLSFQVKNVAKELVDAFDIPDYVTRAPIGMQATEEAYSQYTQFAGFEN